The following is a genomic window from Labrus bergylta chromosome 2, fLabBer1.1, whole genome shotgun sequence.
gagcaTTTCAGGGGTAGTCCTCCTGAAATGCAGAAGTGCATATGTGAATCCTGCTTAAGAATAATATTCTAAATGATACAATTTTGAAACACATTGAGAAACATGGCTGTGTACAGTCCATTGAAGACTCTACAGTAAACAACTATGATATTACATATTAAGTCGTTGTTAGCTTATAATTATAAAGACATACTGTTACGGCTGAATATTAATAACTAAGGTTTGTTCAACAAATACTGAGAAGCTGTATGAACCATTCTACTACGAATGTAAAGTATCGTCAtatcaaataataatttaaaaaaaaacacacaacaacaacaagtagAGCAGTAACCTCATCGCCATGCATCCTGCAAGCAGCagagtttaaaaagaaagaaaacagtattTCAAAGgtgtttctgtcttttacttgcttTCAAGACAAATGCCCATGTGAGTCAGATTTAGATCTTCCCGGCACCAGGTGAACAGCTTTTGACTAAATGGGCCACATCAAATCATCACAAAAGGAAGGTCCTGTACAGCTACCTtggaattaaaaatgttcatgtattaaCCAtccctgctgcttttttttttttcagtttatagACGATCCCTTCCTGAGGAGTGAGCAGAGCCGCTGCCCGGTCCAGCTCCCTCTTGCTGTGTCAGGATGGGGATTTAAGGAGGAGTTTAGTCCGGCGCCTGTAAAAATTGAGAAGGTAGATGAAGATGCTGAACCAATGGAATCTGCATTTGAAGGTAATTTATGACTTCATGTGTTTCGTCTTCTTTTTATTGGTTGATGTTTTCTTCAGAACAGAACAGTTTCCAGGTCAGCAGCTTGTGTTTCCAATATTACTGACAGTTTGTGAAAATATGTTCTTCTCTCTCAAaatactcctcttcctctcctcagtgAAACAGGAGCCAGTGGAAGCTGATATAAAGAAGACGGAGGCAGCGTTCaggcctcctcctctccctgaaCCTGAAGTTTTACCTGACCTGCTGCACAGGTGGAGTCTGAGCAAAGGGGACGAGCTGTTTTTCATGCAGCTGCCCGACTCGCTGCCCGGTCAGCCCCCCACCAAAGAGCACAGGCCAGTTAAAACAGAGGTGCAGTCTGAGGACGGACAGTCTATGCTTCTCAAAACAGAAACTCAGGTAGAACACAAGTTGTTGTCCTCCGGTTAAATGTACATGATGGTAACGAGCTAATGTGtgttaagatttttattttttatttttaaacaggaTGAGGAGGTGGAAGAAAACATCTGCAATCTTAAAGACCTGCGTGAGGGTCTGGTAGGAAAAATGCTGGTGCGGAGGTCTGGACGGGTACAGCTCATCCTGGGACAAGTGACCCTTGATGTGTCTCTAGGAACATCATGCGCTTTCCTTCAGGTATGATTAAAGATTATTAACGGATAATTATCTGTCAGTCTCTAGATTGAATATGTCACTCGCACCACTCTTTTTCGCTCacgcttcctttttttctttcacttttacaATATAATCAGAATTACCAACATTTCTGATATgcttttctttactttctcAGGAGCTGGTCTCTATCGGTACTGAGGAACGAACAGGCGATTTGACTGTATTAGGGAATATCAAACACAAAATGGTTTGCTCCCCAGACTTTGAGGCTCTACTGCAGAGCAGTGCTTGATGCTCATGGAGATTGATAAGTGGATGAACTTGTGGTGGTGTTGTAAAGTTGACAAGATGTTTACTATTGCTATGGACTTTAACTCTTGAACCATATACCAAATACAGATTTGAAGCCATTGCTTTTTTGTTGTCAGAGTGGCTTAAATTGCATATAGAAATACACTATATATAAATATCAATTGATGTGAAAAGGCATACACACTAAGGGGTTAAAAGGTTGAATTGTGTGCCAAACTTCTGTTATTTTTCCTTCTCTATATCTTAAATAACTTGAAAAAACTGTAGATGGATGTAtatgtgtgaataaaaaaacattttgttattgtagCAGGGCCatgttgtgtgtctttaaatTGATGGTTTACTAAGTGGGAAAGAAAAGCGTATTGCCCACCTGGGTTTCTATGCAGGtgcaattattttatttggttaTGTTTGTTATAAGAGATTTCTGCCCAACAAAAGTACAGTGGAGGTCAAACACCTTCGGCTTTTCTGTTTAAAGGGTTTGGACTACATGGACTGAAGCGGccgtagctcagtctgtagggacttgggttgggaatcggagggtcgcctccggttcaagtcccggcacggaccaagtccagaaattggcctggtagctggagaggtgccagtctacctcctgagcactgccgaggtgcccttgagcaaggcacctaacccccccccctccaccagctcaggagcgcccactgtggacatccccctcactctgagacctctccattaatacatgtccataggatcctgtttgtgcatgtgtgtgtatttcggcctatgtttcTGTAGCAAGAGTGtaaaaaacgaatttcccctcgcgggatcaataaagtataaattattattattatttaattggTTAAGGTTGCACAGGCCCTTGCCAATATTATTTCTCTGCCTTAGCCTTGTCAGTCttgctttaaaaatgaatgtattcGCTGTTTTAACCAGCACAATGTATTGCAGCTTTATGATTGCTTTCTCTTGGTCTGTTGTGCACATGTTATCAGAACATGGCTCTACAGCGCCCCGTGTGGTAACACTCTTGTTAATTCTCAGTGCTGTACCTGCGTATGGCCACCAGGTGTCGGTGTAGACTTGAGCGTGTTTAATAGTAACAGTCCAGTCGACGGGAAGGGGGGGGGCTGGTTGTTACACGTAGCCAGCAGCAGCATCGCGCAGCTCGTCTTCTGTCCATGTTGTCCGGCGGGCGGAGTGTGACTGTAGTCCGCCAGACAAAAGACCCGAGTGAGACCCTGCTGTACCGGCGCTGGACACAACGTGACTGAAGGTCGGtggttggtttttttttttggttttttttagctACATATGTGCTCACGGTTtgttaaaaaagagaaacacatggAAGAATCATACTCGTGGTTGTAAGCCAGTCTTATAAGGAAACAAGATTGTCTCAGCATTTCACGAGCACCGGGGCTGAGCACAAAGCTAAGCTGAACGAGGTGTTAGCTCGGAGGCCAAAAAGCTAACTTTACACTTTTATCGTCTGCGTGAGTACCAGCGACTTCAGTCTCACGACCTACTGCTAGCTTTTATCGTACTGTAGTACCGtcatttgccaaaaaaaaaaagaagccttcaATTAGTGTGCTGGCTGTGTCCTGTTGATGGTAACCATGAAGCTAGCTAACCCTGTGtgatggagctgctgctgcatcatcaGAAGGGATGAGGACAGAGGGCCCCTCTCTTATCTTTGCTCTGGTAACACAagtgttttcatgaaaaccCATTCGGCTAAGCACTGAAGCTAGAATACAGGATACATCTATCAACATTTCCCCTGGATTATTAGCATGCGTTTCTTTTCAGAGTAGCACCTACTTTGCACAGCGGTGATCTGAAGACACTTTTCCGGTCTTGCATTATTGAATTGATGTGCTCAAGTCATGGAGGACGTGTTATGAGACTGatcgtttgttttgtttgtttgtcttaacAGGGCCGTGTTACACAGAGCTGCAGCCCCCCTggacctcccccccccccagacgtGGGAAACCACCTGCTGTGcccactttgtttttgtttcattgtttacaTCTCTTCACCGGCGGGAGGCTTTGCTCGAACAGCACAAAGGACATCTGCAGCAAGGACCTGCCATTATAATCATCACAGTTTATTTCAAGACATAACCTTACTTTTCCTGGAATAGGATTCAACCTGGATTTCAGAGAGACACTTGGTGGCGAAAATAATGAAATTCATGGATATTTCCCAAGTCGGCAACATCAAGATGCTTACTTGTACGTTTATTGATTCTCTATCCAGTGTGAGGAGAAGTTCCATCCCATAGTCATCTTGATGAGGGCCTTTTTCTGACAAAAGATAAAGGCCACTTGGGGCCAGGCGGCGGCAGCGGCGGAGGGCTGAACCTCCTCTTCCATCTTTTCAACATTTCGATAGATTTAGTTGCCCTGCTGACTTCAAGATGGAGCTCTTCTTCAACCCTTTTGACAACTTGATATGCATCCTGCTGGGTATCTCCTTCACTGTGTGGTTCACCCTGCTGCTGGTCTTCATCATCGTGCCTGCCATCTTTGGAGTGTCCTTTGGCATCCGACGTCTTTACATGAAAACCTTGTTAAAGATCTTTGAGGTAAGGTTGCCGCGTTGTGTCTcagcattttgtgtttatttaaataatttgcaCATAACAAATGTAACTTTATTTTAAGGCGTCaataatatgttgatgtttttggtttttttttttgtggtaaaaGCTGAGTGGAGTAGGAAAAACTTCAATATGAATCAGAAATaccccagagggaaatttggtAAAGCCatgtaaaatgtttgtgaaaGTTTATTACCATCCTTGCACAATTTGTAGTTCAATAAATAAGTACCTAGTGTCTTCTGCCCCTGCCAAACATCCTGTTACTCAACAAACTATAGTCAGTTAaagtttgtgtctctgttatTCAAGGTTGACATTACTCCGACTGTGCCCTTCCCACCTTTTAAGTCAACATAAGCCGTTTTCATTTGTTGAAGAACACATGCATTTATTGATAGTAGAATTCTGCTGTCTCCATGTACAGTTCTTAGAGTGAACTGACCAGGTGCAGGCTTCATGCTTGTTGTGTCCAACCAGTGGTCATTGTGTTCACAGACTGATACAGATTAACATCACAGCCACAGAGCCATTTCTACCCGGTGATGTAACAGGAGAAAACAGTGGTACAGACCTTGTCAGTAACTGTTATATGTGACAGGGTTTCAGCAGCCTGGGATTATACTACTACGCTCATATTCATTTTTTAGAAAGGACTTGAATTGCATTGATACGTTCATTGCAAATGAGGCTTGTTCAAGAAGTCAGTATGATTTAATGATCACCCCCTGTAAGACTATACTAGTAGATGCATGCAGTGACCAGTTTCTCTCATGCTGCTATCTCTGGTGTAGCTTCACTAGTAAAGCTGTCATCACTTTCTAGCTTGTTCCTTTGAGAGTCAATCTTGTGCCAGAAATAAATGGACCAGTGGGAGACGTGAGAGATGTTCCTGGCTCATGATTCCAGTAGCGACCATTAGATTTAGAGAAAAGGTCAAACGACAAATGCAGCTGAGCGAACTATATAAAGTGTGATTGTGTCTTGTGGTTTTTACTATTTGTagatttcactttgttttaaaaaatcatttctgggctatttgtgcctttttttttattggagaaATAGGACATAAGATAAGAGTCAAATCAGCGGGAGAgcgtagggaatgacatgcagtaaaggagccacaggttggatttttAACCTGGGCCATACATGGGTCGCACACACTAACAAATATGCCATCGGCGCCCTGTATATGTCACATTTAGAATTAAGCTGTTGTCTTGGTCAAAACTAGACATCAAAGACATCTGCAGGTGGAATCTGTTCAAAACGAGAACTACAGGGGCTTTGACCTTTTTGCAATTCCTTGGTCAAGAGAGTTTACATCCCTCTTATTACTTTTGTTACACTATGGTTAAAGATTAACCAACAACTGTAACACCCAAGTCAAAACACAAGTCATAAACATCCTTTATAACATGCAGCCCTGGAGCTCCATGCTAGCTTGATGGACCAGCTTTATTTAATTCCTGTACTCTTACTAAAAGGGAGCAGCTTGCTTTGCTCCTCCTCTGTTCATCCAAAGAATCCGTGCTTTCCACTGTAGATGCATTTCGATACAATGACTCACTCTATAATGCATCTTGTCACGGCACAATTTAAGgatctttcatttaaaaacaaaacaaaatacagagCAGTGAATTCTAGATAGGATAGAATTGTGTGTCATAGAGCCGTATAACTGCTGTGGGCTAAATGCTCCTTAGCCTTAATATAGCCTGACTTTTAGAAGGCTTTTAACATTGTCTTACAAAACATTGGTCTCTACTTCCCAAGATAAAATATACTGGGCCTTCAGTTAATGTTAAAAAAGCCATAGGGACGGGGTATGCACCTCCACTGTATCAATTaacatttttcaaagttttGTGCCGGCGCCCCTGGGCTCATtccagtgtttttttgtattctgtCAGTGCATTCCTCAAACATTGATTGATGCAGACAGACCTTGGGAGTTATCTCATGCTGAGGTATGAATGCAGCTTGAGACTGCCGGCAAGCAAAATGAGTTTTACCTCCTGATCTTTCCTGCCTCTTTTCCAGCTAGAACACGATGTCCTTTTGCTGCACTCTGGGCCCAACCTGCTGGTTTAGTCTCAGCATGCAGAGTGCAAACAAAGTTCTACATACTAAACAAGGAGATGTGTGCAAAAAGGCAGTGGTCACAGATACGCCTGGCTTTGACCGCTTTGGGATGAGCTCAAACTGTATAAAAACAGATTCTTGTTTCTTTATTGAAGTCATACACCTGACAGTTTACACCTCAAACACCTCACTCAGAATAGAAGGATAACTGGAAGAGAACTCAGAAGTTTGCAGTTTTGTCTGTAATCCATTATTAAGAACCTGCTTTGCTCTGCCGATTGAGTTTCTTGGATGTATACAATTAGAAAGTTAGACTTTCCAACAGTCTGCTTCTAGTGGCAGCTGGCTGCTAACTTGCATGGAATCTTGGCTCACTTTTCTTAATGGTCCACGACAATGAGTTTCAGACTCCCTCTAAACAACAGTTCAATGTTATGAcatctttgtaaatgtttgatttgtgaATGAAAAAAGTGGTTCTTTCTTTGCAGTGGGCCACACTACGGATAGAGAGAGGCGCTAAAGAAAATAATCACCCCTTGGTCAAACCCTACTCAAATGGTAAGATGTTCTGTCAGTGGATTTCCCTGCATTTGTGCAAGCTCAGTAGGTGTATCTGATATAAAGGCTACTATCATTgacccccctctccctctctctctctgggctgCTCCAGCTATCATTGCCAAGGAGCCAACGTCTTTGGAGGAGGAGATCAAGGAGATCAGGCGAAGCGGCAGCAACAGAGACCTGGACTCAGCCTCTGAGTTTGAGATGTCTGACATCTTTTATTTTGCTCGGCGAGGAGTGGAGAGCATCATGGACGATGAGGTGACCAAGAGGTTCTCTGCTGAGGAGCTAGAGTCCTGGAATCTGATGACCCGCAGCAACAATAACTTTCACTACATCAGCTTGAGACTGACCGTCCTATGGGGGCTGGGCCTGCTGATCCGCTACGGCTTCCTGCTGCCTCTCAGGTATTAACTGTTCCTCCAAGGTAAAGGGTTGTTTGGTATTACAGGAACAAGGTTTCAGTGAAAAGTGAACACCTTTCGATGCAGTCTATTCCGTCATCTCAATCCCGCcccaaaacactcacacatacagctgCCACCAATTTGCCCTTTTCTGTTTATGTCTCACTGTGTGAGTCGGTGGTGCTGACCATCTCCACCAGCAATAAGTCACCCAGCTGTTTAGAATGAACAAAACCAATACATCAATGTGCCCAAAGACATGTCCAGCACACAGGTGCTGATCAAAAACAATGGTTTCAATTGTAGGTGTGCAATTCTGTTACACAGTTGAACATTAAAAATGCTGAAATGGGTTGCCAGTTGTACGTCagactcacactaggcccagttgctCCATACTGTGCTGAAACACGATTTAACCCATTTCCTGAGAACATTTGTAGTCAGATTTTATGAACATGAAGAAATTCAAATATGTTGACAGATTGAGTAAAGCACGTTAAGTGTTGACACATGAAGTGAGTACAAGAGGGACTTCCTCATTCAGGGTAGGCTTAGAGAGAGACCGGGACAGTGACTCAGTACTAAGCCTGGTTGGCCCATTTCCAATAGCCAGTGGGGAGACAAATCAGGCCACCGCCACACAGAAGGACATCATTCTAGTTTCCCATCCTGTTAATAGATTCTGTTACTCAGTACTCGTCCAGTTGATTATTTCTAAACTTGCATGACTCTTTAACTTTTGAACAATATAACCTGCTGCAGGTTGTGAAGTCGTATTATCTGTGATGGTAGGAAGCAGAGGAAATCATTTCAGTTCATAACACAAACTTTCATTTCCTTTATACCTTTACTCGTGACTTTCATATGTTGTCTGAGTGGTTACTCTTGTTCCATAGATGGAAACTTGAATGGTTAAGgatcatgtttgtgtatttgcctgtaaaaaaagacaaattatttaaatatttgataaacaataataatgccCTCCCTTATGATTAATCAAAGAACAGCTTTGTTGTATGTTTCCTGTGTAGGCATTCTGTGTAACCTGTCTATCTTTCTCTCCACCAGGGTAACTCTTGCCTTCACTGGTGTAGGACTCCTTGTATTTCTCACCTCTGTTGTTGGGTTTCTTCCAAATGGAAGGTAAGATTGATTAGTTATaatttatcagaataacaaGCTAAGACACATCACTGTGATTATTTTTGGTTTGCCCTCTAGACACAGAAACTTAACAATGCGTTTTTTTTGCTCCTTCTTGCAGGATGAAAAACTTTCTGAGTGAGAAAGTCCATTTGATGTGCTACAGAATATGTGTCAGAGCTCTGACTGCCATTATAACCTACCATGACAGGTAAGGTACCCATGTTGTTGTGCCTCAGCCTGTATAAGACATGTGACTGCTGACTGTTGTTGGTAATTAATGGTGTCAGATAAGGACCGGACAGGAGAGGTTTCAGACCGACTGTATGCAAAACCTGACACACTCAGGTAATCTAATGAAGTCAAGAGATACATGACTGGTGGAGATAAAAGAACAACattaacacataaaaacactcaagacCAGTTTCCTTAAACAACATCCTGAATGAAgcaatcaacacaaacacacacacacacacacacacacacacacacacacacacacacacacacacacacacacacacacacacacacacacacacacacacacacatacatatataaaacACTAAATGACACTGTTGTTCATAGCAGCAAATATGTCACTACTTTCCAAATAAAATAGAATcttgtatcatttaaaaacaatactatAATTGGACAAACTTGGAAGTCATATTTGGAGTTGCACAGATAATTAAATGATCTTCAGTaaatcatttaattattttttttaaggcaaaaGGCCGTAAAATGCTTCTTCcatgtttgtaaatgtaacaatcaatcagctgttttttgaATACAGAACAAGATTTTAAGCCTTTTGGATTCaaattgttttgacattttgaagaaaTCCCTGGGATTAGAAATTGTAGCCATTATTATAGTATAGACAAAACCATTCAAATAATTTGCAGATGATTCAGTGTTAAAGATAATACTTAGTTACTTACAGCACTACTTGTCAGTGTGTATAAAAGGAAATATTTTAAGCCCCACGTTTTGAAGTAGgaccttctcttcttctccttagaaggttattttcaaaataactGATTCTTACTCTGAACGCTGCATCTCTCTCTCAGATCTATGACAAATGTCCACCACGCTGTTTATCACTGTTCTGTCTTTATCAGAAACACCAGCATGATATTTGCTACAGACGTTTCACAGtgcttgtttagtttttttgaaaGCCTGCTCGACTGCTTTTTTTTGCAGTCTCTCAGATTCTTGATCActtctcactttcttttttttgtgtacctTTCTTTGAGAAGAGGTGAAGGTGACTatattaaatggtaaatggacttgagtttatgtagcacttttctagtcttccgactactcaaaacacttttacaccacatgtcacacccacccattcacacactgatggtagtgatcgctatgtagtatcatgaTACtacatccatcagaagtaactaatgcaTCATACACcgtcatacaccgccactgaagcagcgggacacatcagacatgttgctcagctggggatctaaccctcgaccttccgcttgagaggcgacgactctaccaactgagccgcaGCAGCCCTTGTGGGACGAGACAATAAAACTACCAACGTGGACCAAATGTGCCATATTCTGATCCTTTTACAACATGTACAACGCATTGcgatgttttccttttttcaaaactATATTACTGGCTCCCATTATTCTACTTTCCAAACGTGATTCTGTGCAGGCCTGTTGCTGTGACAGGAGAGGGCTCTAAATGCGATCTTATCAAGGCAGATGAGTTATGAGTAGTTGAAAACCTAGAATGCGCCTCGGGCCACACTGTCTACATTCATGTTAATTTCAGCTGGCAGACGAGCCTCGGAAGAAGAACAAACCAATACACAGTTAAAGAGTTgatactagtaaaaatcaaacaatattgatactgcaaaaaaaacacaaaagaccaaattctgttttttttatttccagtttGATGTTAGAAAGGGTTAATCAACATTTACCAAATTAGACATGtagctgctttcacacttgcgTGTGTGAACTGAAACAGCCGAATCAAAAGGTCGGTTCATTTTTATGCTCAAATCCTTTGATGCTGTTTCTGTGAATCTGCACATGCAGTTCTTATTTGTGTGACAAAGATCTGtatcactcactgtgtgtgAGTTTCTGAATTTCTGCCATCAGCTCTGAGCCTGTTGCAACATGTATTCCTCTCTAGACTGGAGCTAAAAATACACAGTGACATAGGAGgtggtgctctctctctctctttctctctatttcC
Proteins encoded in this region:
- the LOC110002149 gene encoding glycerol-3-phosphate acyltransferase 4; this translates as MELFFNPFDNLICILLGISFTVWFTLLLVFIIVPAIFGVSFGIRRLYMKTLLKIFEWATLRIERGAKENNHPLVKPYSNAIIAKEPTSLEEEIKEIRRSGSNRDLDSASEFEMSDIFYFARRGVESIMDDEVTKRFSAEELESWNLMTRSNNNFHYISLRLTVLWGLGLLIRYGFLLPLRVTLAFTGVGLLVFLTSVVGFLPNGRMKNFLSEKVHLMCYRICVRALTAIITYHDSENKPKNGGICVANHTSPIDVIILASDGCYAMVGQIHGGLMGVIQRSMVKACPHVWFERSEVKDRHLVAKRLSDHVEDKSKLPILIFPEGTCINNTSVMMFKKGSFEIGASVYPVAIKYDPRFGDAFWNSSKFGMVNYLLRMMSSWAIVCSVWYLPPMSREEGEDAAQFANRVKAAIARQGGLVDLLWDGGLKRGKVKDTFKEEQQKLYSKMLVGTQEDRSRS
- the polr3d gene encoding DNA-directed RNA polymerase III subunit RPC4; its protein translation is MADSGSNDPSGQRVPTPGGSSAGLLMGRRPGGAMTPGRLPAMKSRDLTLGGVKKKTFAPNIIGRKVKEDTKLEGGQRRERRDEGRGRGPRDRGRGRGRPEVIQSHSIFEQGPAEMMLKKRGGYDGERDAPTVGPSPIINIKKEKRETEEETKEILRGLERDNFIDDPFLRSEQSRCPVQLPLAVSGWGFKEEFSPAPVKIEKVDEDAEPMESAFEVKQEPVEADIKKTEAAFRPPPLPEPEVLPDLLHRWSLSKGDELFFMQLPDSLPGQPPTKEHRPVKTEVQSEDGQSMLLKTETQDEEVEENICNLKDLREGLVGKMLVRRSGRVQLILGQVTLDVSLGTSCAFLQELVSIGTEERTGDLTVLGNIKHKMVCSPDFEALLQSSA